A genomic segment from Necator americanus strain Aroian chromosome III, whole genome shotgun sequence encodes:
- a CDS encoding hypothetical protein (NECATOR_CHRIII.G12723.T2), which produces MCKLAEKRSSSSSGCSSSATCELYDLATAHAFLARQQQLIHQANFPLISSVELVQQLAHHQQLQHLQHHIQGIVHHNLVGDMALVSHPATAAAVGAAPMYAGNVGVQKEKKPQPTPHQVMQIQQQQQLPQAAHVSNAILAATQPFYPAPVQDAQPDRPIGYGAFGVVWSVTDPRSGKRVALKKMPNVFQNLASCKRVFREIRMLSSFKHDNVLSLLDILQPTNPHFFQELYVLTELMQSDLHKIIVSPQPLTVDHVKVFVYQILRGLKYLHSANILHRDIKPGNLLVNSNCILKICDFGLARIWDSRERQNMTHEVVTQYYRAPELLMGARRYTGAVDIWSVGCIFAELLARRILFQAQGPIDQLDLIIDLLGTPTPEEMKYACEGARNHVLRAPFRVNTFHRMRQLSQHTTDDAVQLLAIMLQFDPDKRATVEQTLKHSYLDEGRMRFHSCMCSCCYTNTTVPGNTRIFSTDPDPMHEMPFDPKWEKELSRLSMFDLRDRMYKFVTERTPLFGTPLCINPSSAAYKNFASSSVAQASELPPSPNAWD; this is translated from the exons ATGTGTAAGTTGGCCGAGAAGA GATCGAGTTCGTCGTCGGGCTGTAGTTCGTCGGCTACTTGTGAGCTGTACGATCTAGCCACCGCACACGCATTTCTTGCCCGACAACAGCAGTTGATACATCAAG caaattTTCCACTAATATCATCCGTAGAACTCGTACAACAACTGGCCCATCATCAACAACTTCAACATTTACAACATCATATACAAGGAATTGTACATCACAATTTAGTAG GCGACATGGCGCTCGTGTCGCATCCGGCGACTGCGGCGGCAGTTGGCGCGGCGCCAATGTACGCCGGTAACGTTGGCGTacagaaggagaagaaaccGCAACCAACACCGCATCAGGTCATGCAaatccaacaacaacaacaattaccACAG GCTGCACACGTTTCGAATGCGATCCTTGCCGCAACACAACCGTTCTATCCTGCTCCGGtgcaggacgcacaaccggaCAGACCAATCGGTTACGGAGCGTTCGGTGTCGTGTG GTCGGTAACGGATCCACGAAGCGGTAAACGTGTAGCGTTAAAGAAAATGCCAAACGTCTTTCAAAACCTGGCCTCTTGTAAACGGGTTTTTCGCGAAATTCGCATGCTTTCATCGTTTAAGCATGATAAT gtGCTTTCCCTATTGGACATCTTGCAACCGACTAATCCACATTTCTTTCAAGAGCT GTACGTTTTAACGGAGCTCATGCAAAGTGATCTACATAAAATAATCGTCTCACCACAACCATTAACCGTTGATCACGTGAAAGTGTTTGTGTATCAAATTTTGAGAg GACTAAAATATCTTCATTCGGCCAATATTCTACACAGAGACATTAAACCCGGTAATCTCCTGGTGAACAGTAATTGTATACtgaaaatttgtgattttggATTGGCAAGAATTTGGGACTCTCGAGAACGACAAAATATGACACATGAAGTGGTCACACAATACTATCGTGCACCGGAATTATTGATGGGTGCTCGAAG GTATACCGGTGCGGTTGATATATGGTCGGTTGGATGTATTTTTGCGGAACTACTTGCTAGGCGGATATTATTTCAAGCACAAGGACCAATTGATCAG ttggaTCTGATCATTGATCTGCTCGGGACCCCAACGccggaagaaatgaaatacgcCTGCGAGGGTGCCAGGAATCATGTACTTCGTGCACCATTTCGTGTAAATACGTTCCATCGTATGCGACAACTCAGCCAACACACAACCGATGATGCCGTGCAATTGTTGGCGATTATGTTGCAATTCGATCCG GATAAACGAGCCACCGTCGAACAAACGTTGAAACACAGTTATTTGGATGAAGGACGAATGCGTTTCCATTCATGTATGTGCTCGTGTTGTTACACGAACACCACAGTACCCGGGAATACACGAATTTTCAGCACGGATCCGGATCCAATG CACGAAATGCCATTCGATCCGAAATGGGAGAAGGAATTGTCTCGTTTATCAATGTTTGATCTACGTGATCGTATGTATAAGTTTGTCACGGAACGTACACCGCTTTTTGGGACACCGTTATGCATCAATCCGAGTTCAGCCGCGTACAAGAATTTTGccag ttccTCCGTGGCACAAGCATCCGAACTACCGCCGTCACCGAACGCGTGGGATTAA
- a CDS encoding hypothetical protein (NECATOR_CHRIII.G12723.T1) — translation MSLLLAIIEGVIEYLKRILAAHVSNAILAATQPFYPAPVQDAQPDRPIGYGAFGVVWSVTDPRSGKRVALKKMPNVFQNLASCKRVFREIRMLSSFKHDNVLSLLDILQPTNPHFFQELYVLTELMQSDLHKIIVSPQPLTVDHVKVFVYQILRGLKYLHSANILHRDIKPGNLLVNSNCILKICDFGLARIWDSRERQNMTHEVVTQYYRAPELLMGARRYTGAVDIWSVGCIFAELLARRILFQAQGPIDQLDLIIDLLGTPTPEEMKYACEGARNHVLRAPFRVNTFHRMRQLSQHTTDDAVQLLAIMLQFDPDKRATVEQTLKHSYLDEGRMRFHSCMCSCCYTNTTVPGNTRIFSTDPDPMHEMPFDPKWEKELSRLSMFDLRDRMYKFVTERTPLFGTPLCINPSSAAYKNFASSSVAQASELPPSPNAWD, via the exons ATGTCATTGCTATTGGCGATTATTGAAGGTGTTATCGAATATCTGAAACGGATCCTG GCTGCACACGTTTCGAATGCGATCCTTGCCGCAACACAACCGTTCTATCCTGCTCCGGtgcaggacgcacaaccggaCAGACCAATCGGTTACGGAGCGTTCGGTGTCGTGTG GTCGGTAACGGATCCACGAAGCGGTAAACGTGTAGCGTTAAAGAAAATGCCAAACGTCTTTCAAAACCTGGCCTCTTGTAAACGGGTTTTTCGCGAAATTCGCATGCTTTCATCGTTTAAGCATGATAAT gtGCTTTCCCTATTGGACATCTTGCAACCGACTAATCCACATTTCTTTCAAGAGCT GTACGTTTTAACGGAGCTCATGCAAAGTGATCTACATAAAATAATCGTCTCACCACAACCATTAACCGTTGATCACGTGAAAGTGTTTGTGTATCAAATTTTGAGAg GACTAAAATATCTTCATTCGGCCAATATTCTACACAGAGACATTAAACCCGGTAATCTCCTGGTGAACAGTAATTGTATACtgaaaatttgtgattttggATTGGCAAGAATTTGGGACTCTCGAGAACGACAAAATATGACACATGAAGTGGTCACACAATACTATCGTGCACCGGAATTATTGATGGGTGCTCGAAG GTATACCGGTGCGGTTGATATATGGTCGGTTGGATGTATTTTTGCGGAACTACTTGCTAGGCGGATATTATTTCAAGCACAAGGACCAATTGATCAG ttggaTCTGATCATTGATCTGCTCGGGACCCCAACGccggaagaaatgaaatacgcCTGCGAGGGTGCCAGGAATCATGTACTTCGTGCACCATTTCGTGTAAATACGTTCCATCGTATGCGACAACTCAGCCAACACACAACCGATGATGCCGTGCAATTGTTGGCGATTATGTTGCAATTCGATCCG GATAAACGAGCCACCGTCGAACAAACGTTGAAACACAGTTATTTGGATGAAGGACGAATGCGTTTCCATTCATGTATGTGCTCGTGTTGTTACACGAACACCACAGTACCCGGGAATACACGAATTTTCAGCACGGATCCGGATCCAATG CACGAAATGCCATTCGATCCGAAATGGGAGAAGGAATTGTCTCGTTTATCAATGTTTGATCTACGTGATCGTATGTATAAGTTTGTCACGGAACGTACACCGCTTTTTGGGACACCGTTATGCATCAATCCGAGTTCAGCCGCGTACAAGAATTTTGccag ttccTCCGTGGCACAAGCATCCGAACTACCGCCGTCACCGAACGCGTGGGATTAA
- a CDS encoding hypothetical protein (NECATOR_CHRIII.G12724.T1): MEKLPRRRQREPFNDRVALVHMHFSAAIDSTTVPSLRPSTFPSDNDDADINVICVSASATSTSVIVRSIAAPHIASVGPVPDAPGHGTTPVSNPSPTTTSSPSSPPSPRPTPSRAKLPNPDSPPRSPLAISQALAIN; the protein is encoded by the coding sequence ATGGAAAAATTGCCGCGTCGTCGTCAGCGAGAACCGTTCAATGATCGTGTGGCGCTCGTTCACATGCATTTCTCAGCCGCGATCGACTCCACCACCGTTCCTTCTTTGCGCCCATCCACATTTCCATCCGACAACGACGACGCCGACATCAACGTTATTTGTGTGTCTGCCTCTGCAACAAGCACTTCGGTCATAGTTCGTTCAATAGCGGCGCCGCACATCGCTTCTGTTGGACCGGTTCCTGACGCGCCCGGGCACGGCACGACGCCAGTTTcgaatccgtcgccgacgacGACGTCGTCGCCATCATCGCCGCCGTCGCCGCGACCAACGCCTAGCCGAGCCAAGCTCCCCAATCCGGATTCTCCGCCGAGATCGCCCCTAGCGATCAGTCAAGCATTGGCGATCAATTGA
- a CDS encoding hypothetical protein (NECATOR_CHRIII.G12725.T1), with the protein MALVSHPATAAAVGAAPMYAGNVGVQKEKKPQPTPHQVMQIQQQQQLPQEKERPPCDPMVDEGHMVFAVPKV; encoded by the exons ATGGCGCTCGTGTCGCATCCGGCGACTGCGGCGGCAGTTGGCGCGGCGCCAATGTACGCCGGTAACGTTGGCGTacagaaggagaagaaaccGCAACCAACACCGCATCAGGTCATGCAaatccaacaacaacaacaattaccACAG GAGAAGGAGAGGCCACCATGTGACCCAATGGTCGACGAGGGTCACATGGTCTTTGCTGTCCCAAAAGTGTAG
- a CDS encoding hypothetical protein (NECATOR_CHRIII.G12726.T1), with protein MDSKSIKRDEHMDVGGWLGGCVRAWMGGGGGQRLAVAGSLESAETAHVVSSLRGCVQFDSAAAAAAAAACVGGGGGGNGDGGGGGGRAAGRGLIGQAYIKHER; from the coding sequence ATGGACTCAAAGTCAATAAAACGAGATGAGCATATGGATGTGGGTGGGTGGCTGGGTgggtgcgtgcgtgcgtggatgggcggtggtggtggtcagCGGCTAGCGGTCGCGGGCTCGCTCGAATCAGCTGAGACCGCGCACGTTGTGTCGTCGTTGCGAGGCTGCGTTCAATTCGattctgctgctgctgctgctgctgctgctgcgtgtgttggtggcggtggtggcggCAATGGCGAtggcggtggcggtggtggcCGAGCGGCCGGTCGAGGATTGATCGGTCAAGCGTACATCAAACATGAGAGGTAG
- a CDS encoding hypothetical protein (NECATOR_CHRIII.G12727.T2): protein MLCQRPTTTAIDDNVCSRWAEEDGEEEEVEEEEEEEVNYRMFESVDGFKFGGEKAQKCTCERRSECERGSDAFGCAAFVAAFPIAQWHAHLTRTAAAAAAAGADVNWLAARPPPQPPPPPTDTPARTCVIRLAAATSRTHPVLSKSGTPSR, encoded by the exons ATGTTGTGTCAGCGGCCGACGACCACCGCCATCGATGACAACGTGTGCAGCAGGTGGGCGGAGGAAGatggggaggaggaggaggtggaggaggaggaggaggaggaggtaaATTACCGGATGTTCGAAAGCGTAGATGGTTTCAAATTCGG AGGGGAAAAAGCACAAAAGTGTACGTGTGAGAGACGATCCGAGTGCGAACGGGGCTCGGATGCGTTCGGTTGCGCTGCGTTCGTTGCTGCGTTCCCGATCGCGCAGTGGCACGCTCACCTTACAcgaacagcagcagcagcagcagcagccggAGCAGAT GTCAACTGGTTGGCCGCGCGGCCACCACCGCAGCCGCCACCGCCGCCGACCGACACCCCGGCACGAACCTGTGTCATCCGGTTAGCAGCAGCGACTTCTCGCACTCATCCCGTACTATCAAAATCTGGAACGCCGTCGCGATGA
- a CDS encoding hypothetical protein (NECATOR_CHRIII.G12727.T1) encodes MSESTVAVQLRGEKAQKCTCERRSECERGSDAFGCAAFVAAFPIAQWHAHLTRTAAAAAAAGADVRSPPPPPSPHARTLSAGHLRPQIKEIADLPDRPMKITDDFGSHC; translated from the exons ATGAGTGAATCAACAGTTGCCGTTCAGCTGAG AGGGGAAAAAGCACAAAAGTGTACGTGTGAGAGACGATCCGAGTGCGAACGGGGCTCGGATGCGTTCGGTTGCGCTGCGTTCGTTGCTGCGTTCCCGATCGCGCAGTGGCACGCTCACCTTACAcgaacagcagcagcagcagcagcagccggAGCAGATGTGAggtcaccaccaccaccaccatcaccgCACGCACGCACTCTTTCTGCCGGACATCTAAG GCCTCAGATAAAAGAGATCGCGGATCTACCCGATCGACCGATGAAGATCACTGACGATTTTGGCAGCCATTGCTGA